GTGTCCCTGAGGTGGTGGTACCAACCAACActatctcttttttcttccagggagcagaaGCGGTGAGTGTGGGGCTGGGCCCAACCTGtgtcccttccccccacccagtCCCAGTCCTTTGGCCTCTTCATCTAGGACCATCGTGAGCATTTCCCCTTGTCACTCAGCCCTGTTTGCACAGCATCTTTGCTCCCAATAATGCTACCAGACACTAGTAACGTATCCACTGCCCCCCAAAGTCTAGCTCTTATCCTGTAATAACCTGTACTCCCAATTACCCAGCCCTCTCCCATTAACCTAGCCTCTCTGCCCTGCAGTTAACCCAGCCTCGGTATCAATAACCTAGAGAATCTGTCCCTcaaatttttaacaaaatgtaTGTCCCTTAATTCTTTAGTTTTTACCCCTAGTCATCTAGCCAAGTGCTGTGTGATAGAGGTATCATTTGAGCCACAAATTTTCTAGCAGccacagtgaaaaaaataaagatatgagTGAACttaatagtatattttatgtAACCCAGTGATAGTAATTATAAAAATTGAGATGTCTtacactctttttaaaaactaagtctGGAAGATGGAATGAACATTTTGAGCCCACAGTGCATCTCAGTCCCAGCATTTCAAATGCTCAACAGCCACACGTGCTTAGTCTTAACGGGAACAAAGATGCTGATGAAGCTTAGCCTCATCACCTGTGCAGATCTAGCCATGTTCTAATAACCTGTTCCCAGTTACCCAGCACCTGTCTCCCAAAAATGTGGTCCTTCTGCCCAGCAGCCCTACCCCAGTCCCAGGAACTCAGGTCCTAGCCCCAATAATTTCATGCCCTTCCCCCACACCACCCcctcctcatcctctgccacactgTGTCTCAGCACTTTCTAGAAACACCCGGTCAGCAATAACCCAGCCACAGTCTCACTCACCCAACTCCTATGTATTCAACATCCCCCCGCGGTGACCCCAGTCTGCCCCTAGTCAAGCCCCTCTgtccccagcaatcccacccacATGCCTCCTAACCCAACCCCTGTCCCCAATCCCCTTCTGCCCCTACAACCCATGAAACGAGTGCCTCTGTCCTCAGCAACCCAGCCCCTGCCCTTAGTAACCCACTCCTTGACACCGCTGACCCCGCGCGGGGCCTGGCCCACCCTCTCACCTTTGCCCGGGCTTCTGCCCCCACGCCATGCCTAGGAAACAGGAGGAGAGACAGAAGCAAGAGGAGATGCAGCGGGAGAAAGAGCAGTCGGAGAAGCTGCGGACGCTGGGCTACGACGAGAGCAAGCTGGCGCCCTGGCAGCGACAGATCATTTTGAAGAAGGGGGACATCGCTAAGTACTAGACGCAGCCTCGCGAGCTCGGGGGTGCCCCCAGACCCGCCCCGGCCTGCCGGGCCCAGGCGGAAGGGCTGGGAGCCGCGCCGCCCTCCCCTCCCGCGCTGAAACCCTTCCTTGACCCCGACCCCGCCCCCGCATCCCCAGTCCTGGGCGATGCTGGAGCGcggccgctgccgccgccgccgccgcccagaAAAAGTGCCCAAGCTGTTGACGCAAAAAAAGATGCTGCTTATTTGCATGCCTACTTACATATATTTGCATGTTCGTTGAATGTCAAAGTGTGCAGAGCTCTTCCCGAGCTCCGTGGGTGATGACTTTGTTTTCCTGCGGGGCGCGCGCCCGGctgccgccccctcccccgcacCCCGGAACCCACGTCGCTGGCGCATCCTGGGCGGAGGCAGGCCCAGCGCTCGGGGAAGGGGTTTTcctcccttcctgacccagatcgACGCCCGGCCCAGCCCCGGCCGCATTTCCCATCCCCGCCGAGGGTTTCCTCTCAGTCATGTTTACCAGAAACGGTGAAAACTGCAAACTGCCCGTCGTAGGAACGGAGTTGCCGCTCCGGGCGCCCCACCACCCTCAAGTCTGCGCGCCGTCCCCAGCCAGGCCCCGCACCTCCCCGGACCCTTTCACTGCCCTGGTGGAGTGAGCAGAGGACGAGGGACCCTAAAGCTGTGTCTCCCAACTGCTGCCTCCCCGATCCCCGCTATCTCGCACCCCCATTAAAGCTCTCTCAGCCGCCCGGGGCCTATGCTCACTCTCACTCGCCGACACCGCGACTTCCTCTCCTCGGGGTAACTGGGCCAACGGCTGAGCGGGAGGGGGAGGCTTGGGATGAGGGTCACACTGGCCTTCGCCATGAATGGCAAGACTTCTGGCCCTTCGGAAACCAAGTCTGGGCCATTTAACACCCCTAGCCCCGCGGAAACACCAAGCTGTAGCTTTTCTTCATAGATTTAATACCGAGGCCTCAACCAAATACAAGCCGAGAAACAGCTGAGCAGCCTCGACGCCCGCCTGATCCTCGTTGGCGCTGCCTCGCCTTAACTGGACCCCTGGGGGCGCTCAAGTGTGAGGCTGGCTGGCGCTGCTACGCAGAGCCGTGCCAGGGGCTTAATAAGTGACATTAAATGTCTACACGCATTAAGTAACCGTACTTAGGGCTTCTGCAAGGGCCACCAAGAGCCCCGAAGTGGTGGGTGGACCCCGGCGTCACGGGCCGCGCTGTAGGCGGCTCCGCAGGTCCTCTGCGCAGCCGTCCAGCCCCATGCGCTCCAGGGCCGCGTAGACGGCGCCCAAGCCCGCGTGCTGCTGCTGGCGCCAGCGCTTGAGCATCTCGTACTGCTGGTCGCGGAAGCGGCCGACCTCCACCTCCACCGCCTCGATCTCCGCCTCGCGCAACCCTAGCGTGCGCATGAACTCCTTCCAACGCCGCGCGGGCACGGCGTCCATCACATCGTAGAGCTGCGGGCCAGGCTGGAGCGTGGCGGCAGCCGAGCCTGCAGGGGGCGCTGGCGAGGGCGGGGGCGGCAGGCCTGCGGGCAGGCCAGAGAAAGTCAATGGAGGGTGCTGGTAGGGGCAAGGGACAGGGGCCAAACAGGGCAGGAAGGTCCACCTGGCCCATTAGGGGATGTGGGCAAGTGTCCACAGGAAATCACAGCTTATCACCCCAGATTCAGGAGAAGGGGTCAATCTCTCAGGTCACTGAAATCCCTTACCAGGAGCTCTGCTGGGCAGCTGGTCCCAGGACCATGTGGCCTCCAGGCAGGGTGCCTCCTGGGTCTGGGGAGAGCCAGAAGTACAGCTGTGGCCTACCAAATGGACAGGGCACACCTTCTCACTGCTGCTGGGTGTCACCAGAAGGGCAGGGCCGCTGTCCGGGGGTGAGAGATGGGTGGTCTGGAAGCCAAGAGAGACCCCCCCGGCTCAGCCTTGCTTGCTTAGCAAGGCTCTTGCCCGTGCCGGGGTCTCTCAGCAGGAGTGGGCACCCCGACTCAGTCAGTAGACACATCTCCCATTCCACCTCCTCTGTGCAACTGTACCCTCTTCACTGTGACCCAGGAGAGGAGCCCTGTCCTCTGTCCGGAATGCCCTGCCCCTGCTGCCCTCTCCTTATTCCCCCAACCCTGGCATAGGCCTCCTGTTCATCCTACTGAACTGAGCACTCCTGTTTACCTATCTGGACCCTGTAGGCTCAGAGCTTCTCAGAGATGCCTTCATTCACTGATAACTTGGCATATGTGTTTGTTAGGTCTCTTCAGTGCCTGGGATCTGAGTTATAATAAGGCCCAACCTCTCAGCTCCAGGAGACTTGCTCACGGCTCCTCCCAGAATACTAGCTACTGAGAATCTCACCTGTAGGGGGGTCCAGACCTCCACACCAGTGTCATCTGCTGAGAGACACAGAGAGTCTAATGAACAATCAGGCAAGGCACTTGAACCTGGGTGCTAGCCCAGCTCCTTCTTGGGTTCCTCTGTACCCCACTCCCAtcactctctgcctcagtttaccCACCAAAGCCAGGCCCAATGGGCTGTGGGCTACCCATCCTGACCCCAGGCctctcagagtgtgtgtgtgttcgtacGTGCACTTACCAGGACCTATGGCCTTGCAAGGATGGCAGCGGTGGTATGTGTAGGTCAGGGTGGCACCAAGCAGGAGTGGGACCACCAGGCCTGCCACGAGCATCTGCACCCAGAACACTGAAAGAGCAGCTGGTGGGTGGCGGGTGGTAGCCATCCCCCGGCCTCCCTGTGGCCCATCCCAGCTCTCCCACTGGCATTTCCAGTTCACCACATACTCTGCCTCCAGCCACAGACAGCCACGCAGGGCTCAGGACAGCTCCCAAGGGTGCTCCTGCAAGGGGAGGGGGAAATGTGTGGAGGGTGAGGTACACACCAGGAAGACTGCTCATGACCACCCAACATCTTCTCCACCCTGGAGGCCCTACCCTCCTGAGAGTCTCCCTCTACCCAAGAATGTTCCCAAAGTACTGCTGAAATGTCACCAGTGTTCATACAATAGCAACAAATACCACTTACTGAGCATCTAGACTAGACAGAGGGGCACTAAAATGTCAACTCTGGGATTTGCCTGTTTTGTTCCCTGCTGTTTCCCTAGTACCTGGAACAGTGTCTGGAAATAGTAGATACTCAAGAAACTTGGTGAGCAAATGAGTGACTAATCACCCCTTAACCATAGCCCTGGGGGAGCCTACTAACACCCCCCTGTTCAGATGGGGAGCCAACAGAttgaagtaacttgctcaagatgCCTCAAGGAAACAGGGGCAGATCTTGAGCCTCAGGCCAAGTTTTGAAACTACATTAACGTGACTCTCTAAGTGACACATCCTATCCTTAATATAGGGCCGGAAGGACTACTAGAGGAAAGTATGACATAAAGTAGAGACATGCCCCCTTACTTATCTGACGTAAGGTAAATTCAGATTTCTCTTTACCATTCAAAGTTTGTCTGAAGTGGGGCCCATCTACCATAGAACTGAGTTCCCTCTTCCCTGCCCCTCGACCCCCACTCTGctcccagcctcccttccccCGGCCCCGGGCAGCCAGGAAGTTACGTGGGACAGGACACGCAGCTCTTGTCATATTCATAGAAGCCAGGCAGGCAGGTCCCACAGTGGGTGTCTCTGCTAGAACCTATGGTCCAGGAGATGCTATGGGTCaggatgggagaggaggaggtgggatggggtggggtgtgggagcCCAGAATGAGGGTACTCACAAGGTGTCTGCGTGTGCCGGTGCAGGGCCCCACAATCTGTGCATGGGCGGCAGCGAAAGGGGGAACCATGCCGGCACTGGCTGACCATGCAGTCCATGAACCAGCCTGGCCTGCAGCCACAGTGGGTGTCTGCCACTGCTGAGCAGTTCCTCAGGGCCATCTGGGGGGCTGGTGGGAACAGGGGATTGGGGAGACCAGGGAGAGCAGAGGCTGTCAGAGCCAGAGACCCCCATAGAGAGGTGGGAcaggtcccctggagaatggagatGCAGAGACCAGAGACAGGACTGCCCCCAAAGTGAGAGAAGTGTGGGGATCATCACAGACCAGAGGATGGGGCACAGAGACAGGAAGGTCACAGGATGAGAGGGCAGAAAGACATCCTGAGGCAGGACCAGGGTGGAGGCCTCAGCATGGCGTGGCATGTGGTGGCATGGGGTGGGCACGGGGGCTTCCTACCCAAAGGCTGGGCTTGAGCCAGCCGCTTCCTTCAGAAAGACCCTGGCCAGACGAGTCCTcaagcaccccccacccccagcactagGCAGCCCCTCACCCAGCTCATCACAGGCCTGGCAGCGGGCACAGCGGGTTTCGTAGTGGTTTTCCCGGGCCAGAAAGGTGCCCTGCGGACAGGGGAGGCAGGTGGCCGCGCCACAAGGCTTTGTGCAGGGGGCCTTCAGGTAGTGCCCTGTGGAACCCAGTGCGGTCAGTCAAAGGGGGCttccacctgcccctccccccatctctggCTCCACTTTCAGCCTCCCCTCCCTTCATCCCTAGCCTGCCTACCtccactccccagccccacctAACCCTCACCTGTCTGTGGTCAGCCCTCACTTCCTCCCatgtccctcccaccccttcaGCCCCTCACCTGCTGGACAGCCCTTGCAGCAGCCCAGAACACTCCGCTTTGGGAAGCTGTGGCCGCAGTCACACCGGGGGCTGGGGGTGCTGGCCCGGGcacccagcagcagcaggaagaggagGGCCTGGGGACAGGGGCTGCTGACTCCCAGCCTGGCTGCCCAGGCGGGGGCCTCTCTCTGCCCGGTCTCTCCCACCCTAGCGCTTGCCCTCAGAGCAGCCCATTTCCCAGGTTCTTGAGCAGAGGAGGTGCCCATGGGTGGGGGGTGAGACTGACTTCCTTCCCCTGGGTACAGATGGGGCTTGGGAGGAGCAGATTACAGGCTTCCTGCCAGCCCCGCATGTTGCCCTCCACCGGGCAGGAACCAGGCAGCCCCACCCCGACCCGTGCTTGCGGTAAGGTGGGGGATCCTGATTTTTCTCTGCCGGGGTCCCCAGAAGCCTCTGGCCCCTGACATGGTGCTTCCTCTCGGGGGAAGGGCCCCGTCCCCGCTGAACCTCTAACTCGGTGGGAAGAGGGACccagtccccagggaagcccgatCGAAGACATGCATTCCCCTACCCtcccatcctctgtccccttcctctGCCGACCCGCTCTCCCCTCCCCGCCGCGTCCCCTTCCCAGGCAGGCCCCGGCACGGCTCGAGGTCATGCCCCTGCGACCCTACtcaccaccgccgccgccgccgcacaGGTCCCGGGCCGCGGGCGCGGCTCCATGGCCCTGGGCGCCACGCTGGGCCCTCGACCAGACCGGGCTTCCCCCGCTCCGCCCGCAGCGGGTGGGGCCCAGCGCGGCGCCCTCAGGACCGCCCCGCCTGAAGAGCCCGCCTCGGGGGTGGGGGCTAGGGCGGGGCTGCCGGGAAAGGAGCCCCCAGCCCTCACCTGAGCTCACCTGAGGCACCTGGTGGGCAACGTGCCCATAACGAGGGGCCGCATCAGGGTCCCAAGCCTGGGTTCTAGCTCAACCCAGAGACTACCTCTTCCTAGAGAGGCAATCTCTCCTCTCCGGGTCTCAGAGGCACCCTCAGCCATGAGGGCTTGGGCCAGAAGAACCCAGGTGGGAGGCCCACCCTCCCCACACAGGGCATGACCCTGCCCTGGAAGGCAGTCCAAGGGGGCCTGCTCAGTAGCCTGAGCCCGTGGCCCACCCTGGTGCCAGCTCAGAGGGGTGGCTTGGGGTAGGGCCCTCCAGGGCCCCATGTGGGGAGGGCACCTGGTGGGGGGCCCTAGTGGTGGACTTCATGGCTGTGGCGGGGGACAGGGCTGACCTTGGGAGTACTGGTCAGGCGATTTCTGCCCCCACGAAGTCCCTTGTGCTCCCAGTCTTGCCCAGCGGTGGCCCACCACAGATGGAGGGGACAGGAGCCCAGAGGAGCACTGAGTGTACCTGAGTCCAGAAAGGGGGCATTCCAAAGCAAAGGACTCTTTCCAGTGAAGTATATACAAGTCTTTATAAAAGAATCAAAAGCTCAATAAATATGCAACTTTACACAGAGCCCATCCCAAGGACtaggaagagggggagggggctaAAGGCAGGGGAACCGTCGTCCCATTTGGCGCCAGatggtggaggagggaagggctgcCTGGGACCCCAGCCCTGGAGTCCAGCCCAGAGGACTGGAGGTCCTGAATTCAGAGAGCATTGGGCAAAAGACTCTGCCtaggctgggggttggggggtggggaaacAGGCAGGTTAGTGACAGTGGTGACTGTCGGGGGGTCCTGCAGCCTGGGCCTCTGCTGAGCCCTCCTCCACTTCCATCCGGTCTGGCAAAGTGCAAATTGGGCCCTTGGGGGCGGTGGTGGTGTCCGGCTGGGCACTCAGGCCCGTGTGCACATTAAGGCAGCAGCTGGAGCAGGGGCTGGCACACCCCAGGAGGCATGTTGTCTGCTGTCCCTTGGTCAGTGGCACCCTTGGGGGCCTCCCTCTGCTCAGACCTCCCTGcagtggagaggaggggagagacagTTCTTCCTTGGCTGACGGTATTCGGAGGGGCTCTGGCCACCCTCTCAGGCTTCTTCACCGCTGCCCACTGTGCACATCCTCGCCAGATGCTGGGGCAGGTCCCAGGCTCCCTCTCCCATCCCTGTGCCCAAGTGCCATCTGTTCCCAGCCATGACAATGCCCCCAGCACACTGGGCCACCTGTCCTCCACCCCAGGCCAGGCCACTCACGAGGCAGTGAGGGTGGAGTTAAGCAGCAGGGTAGTCCTGATTCGGTAGAGCTGGGCCAGCGTCAGCTTCCTGTGCTGGGCCGAGATCCCCGGGGGAGGCTCAGGCTGGACCCTGGTCGAGGCCCCCGAGGACAGCTCTCTGCTCCTCCTAGTGGGTCCTTCGGGCTCCCCACCTGGGCAGTGGGCTCTACCCTCTAGCTCTGCCAGCTGGGGGCCAGGGCCAGGTGCCCCCTGGCAATACCAGCTGGGCCCAGCTTCCTGACAGGAGCCCCGAGTCCTTGTGCCAGGGACAGTAGCAGCCAAGCAGACTTCCGACAGGCTGCGGCTCGGGGCTGGGGGCACTCTGCGGGTAGTGGCCCCTGACAGCAGCTGGAGGAGGCTGGCCTCGGATTTGGACTTAAGCAggtggggcaggcagggcagCAGCTGGACAGGAGTGCGGCGGCGAAggcggggtgagggtgggggtgacGGGGCTGGTGGTAACTCTGGGGGTCGGGGTGCTGACTCCACCGTGGGGGCTGGGGCCATAAAGTCTTGCAGGGATGTGGGGGAAAGGGTGCCGTAGGCGGAGTCCATGGAGCAGGAGCGGCCATCCACAGGGCCCAGGGGCAGAAGCTCGCTGGTAGGAGTGACAGATGAGGCGGTGGTGCTGAGAGAGGTCTCGTCTGACTGGGAGCTGAAGGGGTTGCCCCTGAATTCAGGAGAGGACAGCAACTCCCCAGGCTCTACCACCACCATGGCCAGGGTTTCCGTAGAGCCGTCCGAGGCACTGTGGGGGCCGAGAGGGGAGTCAGTCCAGCTAAAGGAAGCCTAGACGGCTGGACACAGAAGTTGAGAGCCTCTGCCCTCCTGAGTCTGAGGCTCAAAGACTGCAAGCAGGCAGCACGTGAGCCCGAAACACAGGTATCAGGAATGGCGTCTGTCATCACCACAGTATCTGCTGTCAGATATAGTCTAAGAATCTTCAGCTCAGCTCTGGGCAGCTACCACTAATAGATCAGAGTGGGCACTCAAGTTGAAATCCATTTGCCATCCCCGCTAGTGGGGGGCAGAGCCCCCCTCCCCATGCCCACTGGGTTCATATCATAAAGCCACGCACAGGGAAAGGGGTCCCACTCAGTGTCGGTCGCCTTGGGGTCAGGAGTCCTGGGGCAGAGCACCTGCTCTGCTCCAGCTTGCTGGGTGCTCCTGGGCAAACATACCAGTGCTGGGAGTCAAGGCTGTGGCTGCTTTTGCGCAGAATGGTAGGGGAGCTGGCAGCCGAAGTGCTACtccccccaccttcctcctcctcctcctcctcctcccgctcatcctcctcctcttccaggcTCTGCAGGTGCTGCTGGTCGCCTGGGTGCTCCTGCACACGCAGCTGCTGCAGCTGGTTCTGGAGATGGGCATGCACAGGGGCCCCACAGCTGGTGAGCAGCAgaccccaccaggctgccctgccaGGCTGCCCACCACTCTGCTCTCACCTGGGCATTGTAGATGGCATCCACCCAGCCACGGCATAAAGCCTGGCCACTGGCCTGGAACGTGTAGGCCCCCACAGCACTGTGGAACTCGTTCAGGTAGAtgaggaggaaggagcctggttaGGAAGGGCTCGAATCAGTGCTAGCTGGGACCAAGACCCCAGCCCACTGTAGGTCCTGCCCATCACAGCACCCCTCGCCCCCATCATAGGTCCCACCCAGGAGCTGGGAGCCGGCCAACTCACCTGGGTCCCGAAGCTCCCGGCACACGATCTTGTCCACCAGCAGCGGTGGCCTGATGACCTTGGtcctctcagccttcttcactggcTTGGTCACCAAGAGCAGGTCAGTGAAGAGAAAGCAGTACACGTCCATCTGGAGATGGCGGGGGGTGGAGGGTAATGCAGGAAGAGCAGGAGAGGCCAGAGGTCAGGGCCAAGGCAGGCACCCTCCCCTGGGAGCACTGGTGTCAAGTACCTGTCTCCTTCCACCCCCACTGAACTGAGAGTAACATTCAAATGAAGAACAAGATGACTTTCTCTCATCCAGCTACTTACTTGTGACTTATGCCAGTTAAAAGTTTACATTAAAGAGGGAAAGGAAGGTGGTTTTAAAATCATGATTGGCAGGACTTCCTTGATTAAGAATCCGTCTTacaatgcagaggacactggtacaatccctggtcggggaagatcccacatgccacagagcaactaagcttgttcgactagggcctgtgctctgcaactaagagaagccaccacaaagagaagcctatgcaccaaaactagagagtcaTCCtggctcgctgcaactagagaaagctctcatgcagcaacgaagacccagtgcagccaaatataaataaatttttaaaaaaatcatgatttgcAGACTCTGGGTTACACAGTGCTTGAAAAATTCATAGCTTTGTAGCAAGACTCTAGGCTATTCCCAGCCTGCTCACAGAATGGGCCCCTCCCTCCCAACAGGAACACACTGTGGCATTGACAGGTGGGCTAGAATGGCACCTGATGGCCGGGATCCAGCTGCTGTATTTGTAAAAAGTAAACTGCAGGCAGAAAGTCATCCctcaacacaatattgttaagcgattatccttcaattacaaataattttaaaacaagaaaaaaaaaccagtcATTCCTCACATAAAGGCACTAGTTTTGAATTGCCACCCAAGGGACAGAGCAGCTAAGAATCACTGACTAGGGCCCGGGAGGTCCCGAGGAAGGGGTGGTTCAAACCCCACAGGGTAAGGGGGAGGCAAGGGCCCTGAGTGTGGAGAGGTTCCTGGAGTCACCTTGCTGTCCTTCCCCTCCTTCATCCTCAGGCTCCCTTCCAGCAGCAGCTGACGTGTCTCCTCAGGGGAGGCACCAGGGATGGGAGCTGTCAGGTCCAGATGTAGAAATTCCTTcaggagctggggggtggggttgggggggggcaaGAGAGATCAAGGTCTGACCCCTCATCTCAGCTGGGAGACCTCAGATGAGATTCCCAGTATAGCTCCCATCTGCCAGTGTGGCCCTTCCCCGCCCCCAGCAGGGCCAAGGACCCCCACACAGACGGAGGCACCCACCTTGTCCACCTCGTCGTTGCTGCCCTCCACCACCTCGTAGGCGTCGATGCGACTCACCACGGCCGCCAGCCGCTGCCGCTCCTGGCGCTGCCGCATGCACGCGTTCACGTGGTGGATGAAGCGCTCCACCGAGCCGATCTAGGGCGGGCGGGCCAGGGCAGCTCAAGGACCGGGTGAGGAGGGGCCGCCAGCCAGAGGGAGGGACCCTGCCCGCGACCCAGTTACCCTGCCCGCGACCCAGTTACCATAGTGACAACGGCCTCCTTGGCGCGCGGTTCGTCGGTCTTTCTTAGCACCGACTTGAGCAGCAGCGGGTACTTGGTGAGTCGCTGATGGGGCTTGGCCAGCATGTCGCTCAGCTTGAGCCGCTGGCACTGCTGGTGCTTCTCGGCCCACTGCAGCGGGGAGGCGGAGCGGGACTCAGGGTGGGCCCCGCCCCgggcccccaggccccgcccaccGCCATGCCCTCCGGCACCTGCCGCCCGAGGGAGCCCTTTGCGCAGTGCCCTGGCCCCCCGGCGAGCCCCACCCGCCCTCACCGTGATGTAAGTTCGGAAGAGGTCATTGTCGCGCAGCAGGCCGCGCATGTACTCCATGCAGCCCTCCTCCTCCATGCAGTATCGGACGTAGGGCTTGAAGAGGGAGCCGAACTGGCGCGGGGCGGAACAGGCACAGCACCGGTTACCGCGCGCCCGCACCGCGGGAGGGGGCCCCCGCTCTCGCTCCTCCCTTATTGCCTCTCCCCGACCACCAGGGGGCAAGCTTATTATCCCCGTTTTCCACACGAGGAAACAAACGGAGCCTCAGCGAAAGCGATCGGCCTCGGCCAGGTGGTAGCAAGGGCACACGGTCAGGTGGAGTTTCACACCACTGCGACCGACTCTGAATTCTACGCCTCTTGACCACCAGGGGTCATTCGGGCCACCAGTTGGGAGGGCGCTGGGGTGTTGGGCAGACGGGATTGgcgccccagccctgcctctgtgTCCCTGAGTGTGTCCGATCTGATCCGTACCATCTTAAAGCCTTTGAGGAAATCCCCGGGCTGCAGAAGCGCCCGCGTGCGCCGCGCCTTCTCCAGCACCGGCGCCATCACGCTGCCCCACAGCCCGCGGTGCAGCCGCGCGATCTCAGGGATGTTGCTGAACAGGCGGTCCGCCTCCACCTGGGGGCGGGATTGGTGGTGGAGGTGCGCTCGGCCCCGCCCCAACCCATCTCTCTCCCGCCCTGTCAGCCCGGACCCCAGCCTTCTTCAGCACCATCCCA
The sequence above is a segment of the Bos mutus isolate GX-2022 chromosome 16, NWIPB_WYAK_1.1, whole genome shotgun sequence genome. Coding sequences within it:
- the PLEKHG5 gene encoding pleckstrin homology domain-containing family G member 5 isoform X3, whose amino-acid sequence is MGTGPGVSGRRAASRPSPGLPSRDSEPGWAGGRGRNGEGQVCHHADCQQLHHRGPLNLCEACDSKFHSAMHYDGHVRFDLPPQGSVLARNVSTRSCPPRTSPAVDLEEEEESCMDGKGDRKSTGLKLSKKKARRRHTDDPSKECFTLKFDLNVDIETEIVPAMKKKSLGEVLLPVFERKGIALGKVDIYLDQSNTPLSLTFEAYRFGGHYLRVKAKPGDEGKVEQGVKDSKSLSLPILRQAGAGPPAQERVDLQSRRESLDILAPGRRRKNMSEFLGEASIPGQEPPTPSSCSLPSSSSSGSSSSSSGSDSWKNRAASRFSGFFSSGPSTSTYGREIDKMEQLEGKLHAYGLFGLPRLPRRLRFDHDSWEEEGDEEEDEDDAGLRLEDSWRELIDGHEKLTRRQCHQQEAVWELLHTEASYIKKLRVITNLFLCCLLNLQESGLLCEVEADRLFSNIPEIARLHRGLWGSVMAPVLEKARRTRALLQPGDFLKGFKMFGSLFKPYVRYCMEEEGCMEYMRGLLRDNDLFRTYITWAEKHQQCQRLKLSDMLAKPHQRLTKYPLLLKSVLRKTDEPRAKEAVVTMIGSVERFIHHVNACMRQRQERQRLAAVVSRIDAYEVVEGSNDEVDKLLKEFLHLDLTAPIPGASPEETRQLLLEGSLRMKEGKDSKMDVYCFLFTDLLLVTKPVKKAERTKVIRPPLLVDKIVCRELRDPGSFLLIYLNEFHSAVGAYTFQASGQALCRGWVDAIYNAQNQLQQLRVQEHPGDQQHLQSLEEEEDEREEEEEEEEGGGSSTSAASSPTILRKSSHSLDSQHCASDGSTETLAMVVVEPGELLSSPEFRGNPFSSQSDETSLSTTASSVTPTSELLPLGPVDGRSCSMDSAYGTLSPTSLQDFMAPAPTVESAPRPPELPPAPSPPPSPRLRRRTPVQLLPCLPHLLKSKSEASLLQLLSGATTRRVPPAPSRSLSEVCLAATVPGTRTRGSCQEAGPSWYCQGAPGPGPQLAELEGRAHCPGGEPEGPTRRSRELSSGASTRVQPEPPPGISAQHRKLTLAQLYRIRTTLLLNSTLTASEV
- the PLEKHG5 gene encoding pleckstrin homology domain-containing family G member 5 isoform X1, coding for MDKGRAAKVCHHADCQQLHHRGPLNLCEACDSKFHSAMHYDGHVRFDLPPQGSVLARNVSTRSCPPRTSPAVDLEEEEESCMDGKGDRKSTGLKLSKKKARRRHTDDPSKECFTLKFDLNVDIETEIVPAMKKKSLGEVLLPVFERKGIALGKVDIYLDQSNTPLSLTFEAYRFGGHYLRVKAKPGDEGKVEQGVKDSKSLSLPILRQAGAGPPAQERVDLQSRRESLDILAPGRRRKNMSEFLGEASIPGQEPPTPSSCSLPSSSSSGSSSSSSGSDSWKNRAASRFSGFFSSGPSTSTYGREIDKMEQLEGKLHAYGLFGLPRLPRRLRFDHDSWEEEGDEEEDEDDAGLRLEDSWRELIDGHEKLTRRQCHQQEAVWELLHTEASYIKKLRVITNLFLCCLLNLQESGLLCEVEADRLFSNIPEIARLHRGLWGSVMAPVLEKARRTRALLQPGDFLKGFKMFGSLFKPYVRYCMEEEGCMEYMRGLLRDNDLFRTYITWAEKHQQCQRLKLSDMLAKPHQRLTKYPLLLKSVLRKTDEPRAKEAVVTMIGSVERFIHHVNACMRQRQERQRLAAVVSRIDAYEVVEGSNDEVDKLLKEFLHLDLTAPIPGASPEETRQLLLEGSLRMKEGKDSKMDVYCFLFTDLLLVTKPVKKAERTKVIRPPLLVDKIVCRELRDPGSFLLIYLNEFHSAVGAYTFQASGQALCRGWVDAIYNAQNQLQQLRVQEHPGDQQHLQSLEEEEDEREEEEEEEEGGGSSTSAASSPTILRKSSHSLDSQHCASDGSTETLAMVVVEPGELLSSPEFRGNPFSSQSDETSLSTTASSVTPTSELLPLGPVDGRSCSMDSAYGTLSPTSLQDFMAPAPTVESAPRPPELPPAPSPPPSPRLRRRTPVQLLPCLPHLLKSKSEASLLQLLSGATTRRVPPAPSRSLSEVCLAATVPGTRTRGSCQEAGPSWYCQGAPGPGPQLAELEGRAHCPGGEPEGPTRRSRELSSGASTRVQPEPPPGISAQHRKLTLAQLYRIRTTLLLNSTLTASEV
- the PLEKHG5 gene encoding pleckstrin homology domain-containing family G member 5 isoform X5 → MEDRSLEEEKGLRCQNPDCMDKGRAAKVCHHADCQQLHHRGPLNLCEACDSKFHSAMHYDGHVRFDLPPQGSVLARNVSTRSCPPRTSPAVDLEEEEESCMDGKGDRKSTGLKLSKKKARRRHTDDPSKECFTLKFDLNVDIETEIVPAMKKKSLGEVLLPVFERKGIALGKVDIYLDQSNTPLSLTFEAYRFGGHYLRVKAKPGDEGKVEQGVKDSKSLSLPILRQAGAGPPAQERVDLQSRRESLDILAPGRRRKNMSEFLGEASIPGQEPPTPSSCSLPSSSSSGSSSSSSGSDSWKNRAASRFSGFFSSGPSTSTYGREIDKMEQLEGKLHAYGLFGLPRLPRRLRFDHDSWEEEGDEEEDEDDAGLRLEDSWRELIDGHEKLTRRQCHQQEAVWELLHTEASYIKKLRVITNLFLCCLLNLQESGLLCEVEADRLFSNIPEIARLHRGLWGSVMAPVLEKARRTRALLQPGDFLKGFKMFGSLFKPYVRYCMEEEGCMEYMRGLLRDNDLFRTYITWAEKHQQCQRLKLSDMLAKPHQRLTKYPLLLKSVLRKTDEPRAKEAVVTMIGSVERFIHHVNACMRQRQERQRLAAVVSRIDAYEVVEGSNDEVDKLLKEFLHLDLTAPIPGASPEETRQLLLEGSLRMKEGKDSKMDVYCFLFTDLLLVTKPVKKAERTKVIRPPLLVDKIVCRELRDPGSFLLIYLNEFHSAVGAYTFQASGQALCRGWVDAIYNAQNQLQQLRVQEHPGDQQHLQSLEEEEDEREEEEEEEEGGGSSTSAASSPTILRKSSHSLDSQHCASDGSTETLAMVVVEPGELLSSPEFRGNPFSSQSDETSLSTTASSVTPTSELLPLGPVDGRSCSMDSAYGTLSPTSLQDFMAPAPTVESAPRPPELPPAPSPPPSPRLRRRTPVQLLPCLPHLLKSKSEASLLQLLSGATTRRVPPAPSRSLSEVCLAATVPGTRTRGSCQEAGPSWYCQGAPGPGPQLAELEGRAHCPGGEPEGPTRRSRELSSGASTRVQPEPPPGISAQHRKLTLAQLYRIRTTLLLNSTLTASEV